A region of Muntiacus reevesi chromosome 11, mMunRee1.1, whole genome shotgun sequence DNA encodes the following proteins:
- the SHISA2 gene encoding protein shisa-2 homolog, whose product MWAGRHPAAASPDAASLLRLLLAALLAAGALASGEYCHGWLDAQGVWRLGFQCPERFDGGDATICCGSCALRYCCSSADARLDQGGCDNDRQQGAGEPGRADKDGPDGSAVPIYVPFLIVGSVFVAFIVLGSLVAACCCRCLRPKQEPQLSRAPGGPRLVETIPMIPSASTSRGSSSRQSSTAASSSSSANSGARAPPTRSQTNCCLPEGTMNNVYVNMPTNFSVLNCQQATQIVPHQGQYLHPPFVGYTVQPDSVPLTPVPPFLDGLQTGYRQLQAPFPHTNSEQKMYPAVTV is encoded by the exons ATGTGGGCCGGCCGCCACCCGGCCGCCGCCTCCCCGGACGCCGCTTCGCTCCTGCGGCTGCTGCTGGCCGCGCTGCTGGCGGCCGGGGCGCTGGCCAGCGGCGAGTACTGCCACGGCTGGCTGGACGCGCAGGGCGTCTGGCGCCTCGGCTTCCAGTGCCCCGAGCGCTTCGACGGCGGCGACGCCACCATCTGCTGCGGCAGCTGCGCGCTGCGCTACTGCTGCTCCAGCGCCGACGCGCGCCTGGACCAGGGCGGCTGCGACAACGACCGCCAGCAGGGCGCCGGCGAGCCCGGCCGAGCGGACAAAGACGGCCCCGACGGCTCGGCAG tCCCCATCTACGTGCCCTTCCTCATCGTCGGGTCAGTGTTTGTCGCCTTCATCGTCTTGGGGTCCCTCGTGGCCGCCTGCTGCTGCAGATGCCTCCGGCCCAAGCAGGAGCCGCAGCTGAGCCGGGCCCCGGGAGGGCCCCGCCTGGTGGAGACCATCCCCATGATCCCGAGCGCCAGCACCTCTCGGGGTTCCTCCTCCCGCCAGTCCAGCACGGCCGCCAGCTCCAGCTCCAGCGCCAACTCGGGGGCCCGGGCACCCCCGACCAGGTCCCAGACCAACTGTTGCCTGCCCGAGGGCACCATGAACAACGTGTATGTGAACATGCCCACGAACTTCTCTGTGCTCAACTGCCAGCAGGCCACCCAGATCGTGCCCCATCAGGGACAGTACCTCCACCCCCCCTTCGTGGGGTACACTGTGCAGCCAGACTCGGTGCCCCTGACCCCGGTGCCCCCGTTCCTGGATGGGCTGCAGACGGGCTACAGGCAGCTCCAGGCTCCCTTCCCTCATACTAACAGTGAACAGAAGATGTACCCAGCGGTGACCGTTTAA